The stretch of DNA CCAGTCGGGCAAGGGCGCCCCCGACGTGGTCAGGACCGACGTCGGCTGGTCGGCCGGGTTCGCCAACCTCGGCTATCTCCAGCCGCTGGACGGCACCCCCGCCCTCGACGGCAAGGAGGACTTCCTCGGCGGCCCCATGGCGACGGCGAAGTTCAAGGGCGAGACGGTCGGCGTGCCGCAGGTCACCGACACCCTCGGGCTGCTGTACAACAAGGCGGTCCTCAAGAAGGCGGGCATCGCCGAGCCCCCCAGGACCTGGGAAGAGTTCACCGAGGCCGCGAAGACCATCAAGAAGAAGACCGGCGTCGCGGGCACCCAGCTCAACCCGGAGGGCTACTTCTCCCTGCCGTTCGTCTACGGCGAGGGCGGCGACATGCTCGATGTGAAGGGCAAGAGGATCACCGTCGACTCCCCCGCCGCGGCCAAGGGCGTCCGGACGGCCGTGGACATGGTGAAGTCCGGTGTCTCCCTGAAGCCGGCCACCACCGACGGCTACGTGGCGATGCAGACGGCGTTCAAGGACGGCAAGGTCGCCATGGTCGTCAACGGGCCGTGGTCGGTGACCGACGACTACGCGGGCTCGGCCTTCAAGGACAAGGCCAACCTGGGGATCGCCAACATCCCCGCGGGCTCGACGGGCAAGGCGGCGGCGCCGATCGGCGGCCACAACTACTCGGTGTACCGGGGCTCGAAGAACAAGGACGCCTCGTACCTCTTCATCAAGTACATGGCCTCGGCGAAGAGCCAGGAGCTGACCGCCAAGGAGATCAACACACTCCCGACGCGCGAGTCCGCCTACACCGCCGAGGTCACGGCGGACCCCGCGAAGAAGGCCTTCCGCGAGGCGCTCTCCATCGCCAGGTCCCGCCCGGTGATCCCCGGCGTCGGCGACCTGTTCGTCGCCTACGACCAGCACTACACGCAGATCCTGCGCGGCGACACCTCCGCCGGGGCCGGTCTGAACGCGCTCTCCGAGGAGTGGCACGACAAGTTGCTGAAGGACTACCGCACCGACTGAGTCCAACCGGCACACCCGCATGTCGGCCGCCCGCCCCGGGCCACGCCCGGCCGGGGCCGGGGGAGCCGCAGCGCACGTCCTCCGGCCCGCCATCGTCCGTACGGAGAGTCATGTCCACAGCCGTCAGCAAACCGGGCGGGAGCGCCCCGCCGCAGGCCGGGGAGCCCGGTCCCGCCCGCCGGGGGCCAGGCCTCCTCACCCGTCTCCGCCGCTCCTTCGCCACGCACTGGTACGCGTGGGCCATGGTGCTCCCGGTCGTCGTGGTCCTCGCGGTCCTCGTCGGCTATCCGCTGGGCCGCGGCCTCTACCTCTCGTTCACCGACGCGGACGAGGCCAACATCGGGCGGGTGATCGGTGACTTCCACGTACCGGCCACCTACAGGTTCGTGGGGCTCGACAACTACTGGAACATCCTCTCCGGCAAGGAGGGCTCGTTCTATCCCAGGCTGGGATGGACCGTGGTGTGGACGGCGAGCTGCGTCCTCCTGCACTACTCGATCGGGCTCGGGCTGGCGATGCTGCTCAACCGGCCGATGCGCGGACGCTCCCTCTACCGGGTGCTGCTGATCCTGCCGTGGGCGGTGCCCGCGTTCGTCGCGGCGTTCGCGTGGAAGCTGATGTACAACACCCAGAACGGCGTCATCAACGCGGTGCTCGCCAAGGTCGGCGTCGGGGCGGTCGACTGGCTGGGCGACCCCTTCGTGCAGAAGCTCTCCGTCATCGCCGTCAACACCTGGCTGGGCGTGCCTTTCATGATGGTCGCGATACTCGGCGGCCTCCAGGCGATACCCAGGGAACTGCACGAGGCGGCCGAGATGGACGGCGCCTCACCGTGGCAGCGGTTCAGGAACGTGACACTGCCGGGGCTGCGTCCCGTGTCGGGCACGGTCGTCCTGCTGGGCACCATCTGGACGTTCAACATGTTCCCGATCATCTATCTGGTGATCGGCCAGGCGGGCGGCACCAAGAGCGAGATCCTGGTGACCTACGCCTACCGGCTGGCCTTCCAGGGGGTACGCGACTACGCGGGCTCCGCCTCGTACGGCATCGTGATCCTCTCGCTGCTCCTGGTCTTCTCCGTCTTCCACCGCAGGATGCTCAGCCGCCAGGAGGGCTCGCTGTGAGTACCACGACCCCGCGCGCCCGGCGCTCGAAGGGCGCCTCGGCGGCACTGCACACCACGCTCGTCGTCGCCTCGCTCGTCGCGCTCTTCCCCATCGCCTTCATCGCGCTGGTGTCGCTGCGCGGTGAGGACGGCTGGACGCATCCGACGCGCCTCTCCGGCTTCACCCTCTCCAACTACCGGCACGTCCTCGCCGACACACAGTTCCCGACCTGGTTCCTGAACTCGGTGATCGTGGCGGGCGGGACCATGCTGCTCGGCGTACTCATCTCGGCGAGCGCCGGGTACGCGGTGTCGCGGATGCGTTTCCCCGGCGGCCGGCCGCTGATGTGGTCGTTCCTGCTCTGTCAGATGTTCCCGGTGGCCGTGCTGATCGTGCCGTTGTACAACATCCTCGGCGGGCTCGGCCTGCTCGACTCCTACGGCGGGCTGATCCTCACCCTGTGCTCGGTGTCCGTGCCGTTCTGCGCGTGGATGCTCAAGGGGTACTTCGACACGGTGCCGAGGGAGATCGACGAGTCGGGCCGGGTCGACGGGCTCACCCCGTTCGGTACGTTCTGGCGGCTGATCGTGCCGCTGGCACGGCCCGGACTCGCTGTGACCGCCTTCTACACGTTCCTGACCGCGTGGGGCGAGGTGGCTTTCGCCACCCAGTTCATGAGCAGCGAGTCCAAGTACACCCTCGCGGTCGGGCTTCAGACCTTCGTGGGACCGCACCGCGCCGAGTGGGGGCTGATGACGGCCTCATCGGTCCTGATCATGGTCCCGGCGGGGCTGCTCTTCTTCTTCGCGCAGAAGCACCTCGTGGCGGGGCTCACCGCGGGCGGCACCAAGGGGTGAACGGCGTGCGCGCACGGCGCGCGGGGACCGCCCCCGCCCGGCCGTACGTGCGTTCACTCCGACTCGCGGGCTCCCCACGCGGCCACGGGTTTCCCACCGGAACCGGGACGAAAGGATGACCATAAGGACTTCAACAGCGCTCCCCACGTCACCGGTCCGCGTTCCACGCGTTGACCCAGCATCACCGATTTCACGAACTTGACGCCCCAGCCGTGGGCCTACCCGATAGGGATGACGTACATGACCCAGGACATCGCCCCGCGCGCGACGTCGCCGGCCGACCACGACCGGAACGCCGATGAGGCGACCGACTGGCGGCGGGACGCCGTCATCTACCAGGTGTACGTACGTTCCTTCGCCGACAGTGACGGTGACGGTATCGGCGATCTGCGCGGGGCCAGGGAGCGGCTGCCGCACCTCGCGGAGCTGGGCGTGGACGCCGTGTGGCTGACGCCGTTCTACTCCTCGCCGCAGGCCGACGGCGGCTACGACGTGGCCGACTACCGCGCGGTCGACCCGCTGTTCGGTGACCTCCAGGACGCCGACGACCTGGTACGTGAGGCGCACAGGCTCGGCCTGCGGATCATTGTCGACATCGTGCCGAACCACTCATCCGACCAGCACCTCTGGTTCAGGGCCGCGATCGAGGGCGGACCCGGCGCGCCGGAGCGGGAGCTGTACCACTTCCGTCCTGGACGCGGGGCCGAGGGGGAACTCCCGCCCAATGACTGGGAGTCCGTCTTCGGCGGCCCCGCCTGGACCCGCACGCGGGACGGCGCCTGGTACCTGCATCTCTTCGCACCCGAGCAGCCCGACCTCAACTGGGACAACCCGGCGGTGCACGCCGAGTTCGAGTCGGTCATGCGCTTCTGGCTCGACCTCGGGGTCGACGGGTTCCGGATCGACGTGGCCCACGGCATGGTCAAGGCTCCCGGCCTCCCCGACATCGGCGCGAGCGAACAGGCCCGGATGATCGGTCAGCAGGTGCTGCCCTTCTTCGACCAGGACGGGGTCCACGAGATCCATCGCTCGTGGCGCGCGCTGCTCGACTCCTACCCCGGGGAGCGCATCGGCGTGGCGGAGGCGTGGGCGCCCGACCCTGAGCGCCTCGCGCTGTACGTGCGCCCCGACGAGCTGCACCAGGCGTTCAACTTCCAGTTCCTGAACACCGAGTGGGACGCGGCGGCCATGCGGACCGTCATCGACGACTCGCTCTCGGCGACCACCGCCGTGGGCGCTCCGACGACCTGGGTGCTCTCCAACCACGACGTGGTGCGCCACACCACTCGGTACGGAGGGGGCGAGCGGGGGCTGCGCAGGGCGCGGGCGGCGGGGCTGCTGACGTTGGCGCTGCCGGGCTCCGCCTACCTCTACCAGGGCGAGGAGCTCGGCCTCCCCGAGGTGACCGACCTCCCCGACGAGGTGCGCCAGGACCCGGCGTTCTTCCGGGGCCTGACCGGCCCCGACGCGGCCGCCGGGCAGGAGGGCACGCGGGACGGCTGCCGGGTGCCCCTGCCGTGGGAGGGCGAAGAGGCGCCGTACGGCTTCGGGCCCGCGGGTTCCTGGCTGCCGCAGCCCATGGCGTGGCGGGAGCTGAGTGTCGCCGCGCAGTCGGGCGACCCGCGCTCGACGCTGGAGCTCTACCGTTCCGCGCTGGCGCTGCGCAAGGAGCTGCCAGGACTCGGGGACTCCTCGATGACGTGGATCGAGGCTCCTGAGGGCGTACTGGCCTTCGCGCGGCCGGGGTTCGTCCTTACGCTGAACACGCTGGCGGAAGAGGTCACGGTGGAGGTTCCCGGGCGGCCCGTGCTGTCGACGGTGGCCGTCGCGTTCTCGGACGGCAAGGCCAGGCTGCCGGGGGAAGCATGCGTCTGGTGGGCAGTCTGAGATGCGACCGGTACAGTCCAATCCTGTGACCGCACGGCTTGCCGACATAGCAGCGCAGGCGGGGGTGAGCGAGGCGACCGTAAGCCGGGTACTCAACGGCAAACAGGGCGTCGCCGCCACCACCCGCCAGTCGGTGCTGGCCGCACTCGACGTCCTCGGCTACGAGCGTCCCGTGCGGCTGCGCCGGCGCAGTGAGGGACTGGTCGGGCTGATCACGCCCGAGCTGGAGAACCCGATCTTCCCCGCGCTGGCCCAGGTGATCGGACAGGCACTGACCCGGCAGGGGTACACACCGGTCCTCGCCACCCAGACGCCGGGCGGCTCCACCGAGGACGAGCTGACGGAGCTGCTCGTCGACCGGGGGGTGGCGGGCATCATCTTCGTCTCCGGGCTGCACGCCGACACCTCGGCCGACACGCAGCGCTATGAGCAGCTGCGGGCCCAAGGGGTGCCGTTCGTCCTGGTCGACGGTTTCTCGCCCAAGGTGCGGGCGCCTTTCATCTCGCCCGACGACCGGGCCGCGATGCGGCTCGCCGTCACCCATCTCGTCTCGCTGGGGCACACCCGTATCGGTCTGGCGCTCGGGCCCCTGAGGTTCGTCCCCGTGCAGCGCAAGATCGAGGGGTTCGTGGCGGCCATGCACGATCAACTCGGCCTCGATCCCGCCACGACGGAGCGGGAGCTGGTCCGCCACTCCCTCTACACACTGGAGGGGGGCCAGGCGGCGGCCACCTCGCTGATCGAGTCGGGGGCGACGGCGGTGGTGTGCGCGAGCGACATGATGGCGCTCGGCGCGATCCGGGCGGCGCGACGGCTGGGGCTGGAGGTCCCCGACGACGTGTCGGTGGTCGGGTTCGACGACTCCCCGCTGATCGCCTTCACCGACCCGCCGCTGACCACGGTCCGCAAGCCGGTGCCCGCCATGGGGCAGGCGGCGGTGCGTACCCTGCTTGAGGAGGTCGGCGGCACGCCCGCGCCGCACAGCGAATTCGTGTTCATGCCGGAGCTGGTGGTGCGGGGGTCCACAGCTTCGTCACCCGGTGTGAAACTCCCCGGAAGGACCTGAGGCGGCCGGTTTCCAGCACCGTGGTGTCCGGGGCGCCGCGTCCGGCCCCGGACACCGGAAATGGGGGATGGACCCACCTTGGGGATGATCGGTCACAGGTCGTTTTCTGGCAGACTCTATGCCTATGGGTGAGATGACTGTGACGACATTGGACAGCCGCAGAACGGCTGCTTCCTCACCCACCCATGACAGCTCCCTGGCCCGTGTGACGCGCCGCTGCGTCCGGCATCTGCGCACCCCCAGGCACCCACGGGTGTGGTTCGAGATCCTGCTCATCGCGGCCAGTTACTGGGCCTACTCGATCATCCGCAACGCGGTACCCGAGCAGAAGGCGGAGGCGCTGCGGAACGCCGACTGGATCTGGCGGGTCGAGCGGACGCTCGGTATCGCGGTCGAGGAGAGCGTCAACCACGCGATCAACGGGGTGACATGGCTGATCGTGGCCATGAACTACTACTACGCGACACTGCACTTCGTCGTGACGCTCGGCGTGCTCGTCTGGCTCTTCCACTGGCACCCCGGACGGTACGCGGCGACGCGCCTCGTCGTCTTCTGCACGACGGGCATCGCCCTCGTCGGCTACTACCTGGTGCCGCTCGCCCCACCGAGGCTGATGACCGGCCAGCACTTCGTGGACACCGTGCTGGTCCACCGCACCTGGGGGTCGATGGCCTCCGGCGACCTCAAGCACATGTCCAACCAGTACGCGGCGATGCCCTCGATGCACATCGGCTGGTCCCTGTGGTGCGGGCTGACCGTCTTCGCGCTGGCGGCGACGCCCTGGGCGAAGGTCCTCGGGCTGCTCTATCCCACGGCGACCCTCATCGTGATCGTCGCGACCGCCAACCACTTCTGGCTGGACGCGGTGGGCGGGGTGATCTGCGTGGCCTTCGGCTTCGCCGTCTCGGCCTTCTGGTACCGCACTCCGCCCTACGCGCTGCCGCGCCGCCTGCCCCGCGACGGGGAGCCACCAGCGGGGCTGCGCCCGGCGGGGGTGTAGGGCCCAAGCGGGGCCGGGAGCGGCGGGAGCGTGAGGCCCGTCGTCACCTTCCCGTCTGCCCCTGAGGTGTCGGAGGGCAGCTCCAAGAGCGGCTCCTCGGTGCAGAGGGCGGCCCCCGGGTGTCAGAGGGCGGCCCCGTAGAACATCTCCTCGACGACGGCCCGCGCCCGTCTGGTGGTCCTGCGGTAGTCGTCGAGCATGTCCCCGAGATGCCCGGGGTCGTATCCGAGATAGCGCCCCACCGCGGCCAGCTCGCGCCCGTCGGCGGGGAAGGTGTCGCCCGCTCTGCCGCGTACCAGCATGACGGCATTGCGGACGCGGGCGGCGAGGATCCACGCCTCGTCCAGGATCGCGGCCTCCTCCCCGCCGATGAGCCGGGCCGCGCAGGCGGCGGCCAGCGCCTGCCTGGTACGGGTCGTCCGCAGCCCCGGCTCGGCCCAGCCGTGCCTGAGCTGGAGGAGTTGCACCGTCCACTCGATGTCGGAGAGGCCGCCCCTGCCCAGCTTGGTGTGCAGTGTCGGGTCCTGGCCGCGCGGCATACGCTCCGACTCCATCCGCGCCTTCAGTCTGCGGATGTCCCGGACGGCCTCCTCGCCGACGCCCTCCGGCGGGTAGCGCAACGGGTCGATCAGCTCGATGAAACGGGCCGCGAGATCGGCGTCCCCTGCCACCGGCTCCGCGCGGAGCAGCGCCTGCGCCTCCCAGGTCAGCGACCAGCGGCGGTAGTAGGCCGCGTACGAGGGAAGCGAGCGTACGAGGGGGCCGCTCCTGCCCTCGGGGCGCAGATCGGCGTCGACGAGCAATGGCGGGTCGGCGCTCGGCAGTTGGAGGAGTCTGCGCATCTCGGACACGACGGAGTTCGCGGCCCGCGCCGCCTCCTCCTCGGAGACGCCCTCGCGCGGCTCGTGCACGAAAAGGACATCGGCGTCGGAACCATACGACAGCTCGTGCCCGCCGAAGCGGCCCATGCCGATGACGGCGAAGCGGGTGGGCAGCGTGTCGCCCCAGCCCTCCCTGACGACGGCGCGCAGGGTGCCGCCGAGCGTCGCGGCCGTCAGGTCGGAGACGGCAGAGCCGACCCGGTCGATGAGCGCGCCGTGGTCCTGCTCCGCCGGGCTCTCCTCGGTGCCGTAGGAACCGATGATGTCGGCGGCGGTGGTACGGAACAGCTCGCGTCTGCGCACCCCGCGGGCGGCGGTGACGGCCTGCTCCGCGCCGGACGCGCGACTCACGGCGGCGAGGATCTCCTGCTCCAACTGGCGCCCAGGACGAGGCTCCAGGCCCCGCGGATCACCGAGCAGCGCGACCGCCTCGGGGGCACGCATCAGCAGATCGGGGGCGAGCCGTCCGGCCGAGAGCACTCGGGCCAGGTTCTCCGCCGCGGCGCCCTCGTCGCGCAGCAGCCGCAGGTACCAAGGGGTCTTGCCCAGCGCGTCCGAGACCTTGCGGAAGTTGAGAAGCCCGGCGTCGGGGTCGGCGGAGTCGGCGAACCAGCCGAGCAGGACAGGCAGCAGTGTCCGCTGGATGGCCGCCTTCCTGGACACGCCCGCGGTCAGCGCCTCCAAGTGGCGCAGGGCCCCGGCGGGGTCGGCGTAGCCCAGGGCGACGAGCCGTTCGCGGGCCGCGTCGGCGCTGAGGCCGGCCTCCCCGGGGGCGAGCTGGGCGACCGCGTCGAGCAGCGGACGGTAGAAGAGCTTCTCGTGGAGCCTACGGACGGCGCTCGCGTGCCTCTTCCACTCCCTGCCCAGATCCGCGATGGGTTCCGAACGCATCCCGAGGGAACGCCCGAGGCGCCGCAGGCCGGCCTCGTCGTCGGGAACCAGGTGGGTGCGGCGCAACTTGTAGAGCTGGATGCGGTGTTCCATGGACCGCAGGAAGCGGTACGCCTCATCGAGCTGGAAGGCGTCGGCCCGCCCCACGTAACCGCCGTCCGCCAGATCGGCGAGGGCGGTGAGCGTGGTGGGGCTGCGCAGCGCGGTGTCGGTGCGGCCGTGCACCAACTGGAGGAGCTGTACGGCGAATTCGACGTCCCGCAGTCCGCCGGGCCCGAGCTTGAGTTCGCGGTCGACCTCGCCCACGGGGATTCCCGCGACGACCCTGCGGCGCATCTTCTGCGCGTCGGAGACGAAGTTGTCCCGCTCGGAGACCTGCCAGACCAGCGGGGAGAGCGTGTCGACGTATGCGCGGCCCAGTTCCTGATCGCCGGCCACCGGGCGCGCCTTGAGGAGCGCCTGGAACTCCCAGGTCTTCGCCCAGCGCTGGTAGTACGCGAGGTGGCTGGAGAGCGTCCGCACCAGCGGGCCGTTGCGTCCCTCGGGGCGGAGGTTGGCGTCGACGGGCCAGATGGTGCCCTCGACGGTGGTCTCCGAGCAGATCCGCATCATGTGCGAGGCGAGCCGGGTGGCCGCCTGGACGGCCTTGCCCTCGTCGACCCCGTCGACGGGCTCGCCCACGAAGATCACGTCGACGTCCGAGACGTAGTTCAGCTCGTGGCCACCGCACTTGCCCATCGCGATCACCGCCAGCCTGCACGCCGCCGCGTCCTCGGGGGCCGCGGCGGAGGCGAGGGCGAGCGCGGCCCGCAGAGTGGCCGTCGCGAGGTCGGCCAGTTCCGCCGCCGTCTCGATGAGGTCGGTGGTGCCGCACACGTCACGGGCGGCGATGGAGAGCAGGCAGCGCCGGTAGGAGACGCGCAGCGCGACCGCGTCGTCGGCGTCGGCGAGACCTCGCTCGAAGTCGGCGACGCCGGGATGCAGGTCGACGGCCTCGTAGGTGACGAGCGCCTGCCAGTCGGTGGGATGGCGTGCGAGGTGGTCGGCGAGCGCCTCCGAGGCACCGAGCACGCCGAGCAGCCGGTCACGGAGCGGCTTGGCCGTCACCAGGGTGTTGATCAGGGTCTGGCGCTCGTCGTCGGGCTGCGCCTCTATGAGCCTGACGAGGCCCAGCAGGGCGAGGTCGGGATCGGCCGTCGCGCCGAGGGCGTCGAGCAGGACGGGGTCGGAGCGGACGGCGGCCAGTTCCGGGGTGTCGAGCAGCCGCTCCGCGGTGGAAGGGGTGATGAACCCGTGGCGCAGCAGCCGCGTGAAGGTGCTGCTCCTGCGCCCCTGCGGCACTGTCATCTCTGCACGCCCTTCTGGCTGCGGGGCGTCCGTGCCCGGCACGGGCGCCCTGCCCTGTCGCTGTCCCGGCCGTTCCGTCCCGACACGGCCGTCCCGATCAAGGTCCCTGGGACTTGAGGGTAACGGCAGGACCCGGCGGCGGGACGGGCCGTGCGGCGGGCCACGTCCGGAGCGCATGGCGGGGGTGGGGTGAGTGCACCGCGTCCGGGGCCCGGTGCGTGCACCGCGCCCATGGCCGCCGGGGACAGTCCGGGGTCACCCAGGGCGGGCGTCCGGGGCACCTAGGGCGTGTATCGAAAGTCCCGTCTGGCCCGCGACGCCTGGCACGGCACCTCGCCGCGTTGTCGGGATCGCCCACGTACACCCAGTACGCGGACGACCCTCCGCCTTGCGATGCACCGCACCAGACGCCGCGGGCCCCGCCCTCCGGGCGGACGACGCTACTTTCGAAACACGCCCTAGGGGTGGCCGTCCGGGGTCACGGTGGCGTCCGGGGGGCGCCGGGGGCGGAGTGTGTCCACGATGAAAGAAGACGGCGGGAAAACGGGCGGCGGGCGTGGGCAGAGCGGCCAAACGGTGGCGCCGGGCGGCTCGCTGCGGAAGGCTGGCTCCCTACGAGGTCTCTTCGAGGGGCCACGGCGGTCGGCGCGGTCCACTACCGCACTCGGCGGGTCGGATCCGCGAGCCGCGGGGCGCGTGGCGGCGCGCCGGTCGGCCGGGGCGCCGCACCGGCCGAGGCGGGCCGGCAGGCGACCCCGGACCTGGAGGAGGCCTCGGCCGGTCGGGAGCGGCCTCGGGCCGGTCGTAGGAGTGAATCGCACCCACGAGGGAGCAGTACCGATGAGCTCAGCACACGCCCCGCAGGACGGCGGAGCGAGTACGCCCGCCACGGGTACGTACCGGATCGACCCCGTGGACTCGGCGGTCAGGTTCATGACGCGGTCTTTCGGGATCGTGCCCGTCAAAGGCACGTTCCCCATCGCCCACGGGCAGATCACCGTCGCCGACCCCGCGGAGTCCTCGGCCGTCCGGGTGACGGTCGACGTGTCCGGCTTCACCAGCGGCAACGGCAAACGTGACACACACGTCCTCTCCGGCGACTACCTCGACGCGGCGGGTCACCCGGAGATCGTGTTCAACTCCGACCGCGTGGAGCGCTCGGGCGGGGACGCCGTCCTCCACGGCGAGCTGACCGTACGCGGGGTGACCCGGCCCATGGAAGTCTCCGTCACCTCGGTCGAGGAGCACGACGGCAGGCTCATCGCGCGGGGCACCGCCTCGGTGGACCGCTACGCCTTCGGCATCACCGCGGCCAAGGGCATGACAGGCCGGGTCACCCGGCTGTATCTGGAGGTCGTGGCGGAACGCTGAAGGCCGCTGGTGACGGCCCGCCGAGCCGACTTCCCCGGCCTCACTGACGACTTCGCCGGTGGCCGGTGGCCGGTAGCCGGTAGCCGGTCCCCGGTCACCAGCCACCGCTCACCAGCCACCGCTCACCGCTCACCGCTCACCGCTCACCGCTCACCGGGAAACCTTCCCGCCCCGGAAACGTCCCGCGCGAATCCCCACACGCCCCACACGCCCATATGCCGCACACCCCCCACACCCCCCACACGCTGGAGGCCACGCCATGACCCGCACCACGCCACTGACGGAGCTGGACCACCGCTACAGCGACCCCGGCGCCACCCCTGCCCCCTGGGAGGAGGGCGTACGGCTGCTGGAGGCGGCGGAGCTGTACTGGCTGTCGACCGTGCGGGAGGACGGCAGACCGCACGTGACGCCGCTGATCGGGGTGTGGCGGGCGGGGGCCATGCACTTCACGACGGGCCCACAGGAGCGCAAGGCACGCAATCTCGCGCAGAACCCGCAGGTCGTCCTCGTCACAGGGACCAATGCGCTCTCCCAGGGCTGCGACATCGTGGTGGAGGGCGAGGCGGTAGCCGTGACCGACGAGGACACGCTGCGCTCCCTCGCCGAGGCCTACGAGGCCAAGTACGGCAAGAACTGGCACTTCGATGTCCGCGACGGCGCCTTCTACGGCCAGGGTGACGACCGGGCGGAGGTGTACGCGGTGACTCCGTGGAAGGCCTTCGGGTTCGGCAAGGGCGAGCCGTTCGGCCAGACCCGCTGGAGCTTCGCGTGACGGTCGTCGTCCGGTCCCGCCCCCGGCGCTGAGCAGGCGCCCGGCGCGGACCGGACCAGCTCCGTACGATGATGGAGCCATGGAGAGCACCATGGGACTGCGCGAACGGAAGAAGGCCGCCACCAGGCAGGCCGTGCACGAGGCCGCGCTGCGGCTGACCGTGGAACACGGGCTCGACCATGTGACGGTGGAGGCGGTCGCCGACGCCGCGGGGATCTCACGCAGGACCTTCTCCAACTACTTCACCACGAAGGAGGACGCGGTCCTCTGGGGCGAGGAGCGGCAGATCAGCACCTTCGTCCAGGCCGTGAGGGGCCGCCCGGCCGGGGAGTCCGCCTGGGCGGCGATGCGGGCGGCCGTGCACGCCCTGTCCCCAGCTTCCGGCTCCCCCGAACGCGAATGGGCGGTGAGAACCCGGCTGGCGATGCGCCACCCGTCCCTGCTCGCCCGCCAGCTCGGCAACCACGCGATGCTTGAGCACGAGCTGGCCGAGGCCGCGGCCGAACGCGGCACGGGTGGCTCCGCGCGCCCGAGGGTGATCGCGGCGGCCTTCCTGTCGGCGCTGAGGATCGCCATGTACCAGTGGATCGAGGACGACCTCTCCCGCGACCCGCGTGTCCTCATCGACGAGATCCTGGACGAGATGTCCGAGCCGTTCGTCTGAGCCTGCCGGGACCCGCGGAGCGCTGCGGGAAGCCGAGAGCGCGGAGCGCCGCGGCGGAGCGCGGAAGCCCACAGAGGCGCACGGGGGGAGCGCGTACGGAGTGCGCGACGGCGCGGACGCGCGCGGAGCGGCGGTCGCCGCCCGGTCCGACACGGCCACCGGTCCCGGTTCCGCGTTCCGATCCCGGTACCGATCCCGGTCACCCGGCGCCCGATCGCCCTGCCCACCCGCCATATACCCGGCCGCCGCCCACCGCTCCTGCACCGACCGTCCTGCACTCGA from Streptomyces tsukubensis encodes:
- a CDS encoding phosphatase PAP2 family protein is translated as MGEMTVTTLDSRRTAASSPTHDSSLARVTRRCVRHLRTPRHPRVWFEILLIAASYWAYSIIRNAVPEQKAEALRNADWIWRVERTLGIAVEESVNHAINGVTWLIVAMNYYYATLHFVVTLGVLVWLFHWHPGRYAATRLVVFCTTGIALVGYYLVPLAPPRLMTGQHFVDTVLVHRTWGSMASGDLKHMSNQYAAMPSMHIGWSLWCGLTVFALAATPWAKVLGLLYPTATLIVIVATANHFWLDAVGGVICVAFGFAVSAFWYRTPPYALPRRLPRDGEPPAGLRPAGV
- a CDS encoding LacI family DNA-binding transcriptional regulator; translated protein: MTARLADIAAQAGVSEATVSRVLNGKQGVAATTRQSVLAALDVLGYERPVRLRRRSEGLVGLITPELENPIFPALAQVIGQALTRQGYTPVLATQTPGGSTEDELTELLVDRGVAGIIFVSGLHADTSADTQRYEQLRAQGVPFVLVDGFSPKVRAPFISPDDRAAMRLAVTHLVSLGHTRIGLALGPLRFVPVQRKIEGFVAAMHDQLGLDPATTERELVRHSLYTLEGGQAAATSLIESGATAVVCASDMMALGAIRAARRLGLEVPDDVSVVGFDDSPLIAFTDPPLTTVRKPVPAMGQAAVRTLLEEVGGTPAPHSEFVFMPELVVRGSTASSPGVKLPGRT
- a CDS encoding glycoside hydrolase family 13 protein, giving the protein MTQDIAPRATSPADHDRNADEATDWRRDAVIYQVYVRSFADSDGDGIGDLRGARERLPHLAELGVDAVWLTPFYSSPQADGGYDVADYRAVDPLFGDLQDADDLVREAHRLGLRIIVDIVPNHSSDQHLWFRAAIEGGPGAPERELYHFRPGRGAEGELPPNDWESVFGGPAWTRTRDGAWYLHLFAPEQPDLNWDNPAVHAEFESVMRFWLDLGVDGFRIDVAHGMVKAPGLPDIGASEQARMIGQQVLPFFDQDGVHEIHRSWRALLDSYPGERIGVAEAWAPDPERLALYVRPDELHQAFNFQFLNTEWDAAAMRTVIDDSLSATTAVGAPTTWVLSNHDVVRHTTRYGGGERGLRRARAAGLLTLALPGSAYLYQGEELGLPEVTDLPDEVRQDPAFFRGLTGPDAAAGQEGTRDGCRVPLPWEGEEAPYGFGPAGSWLPQPMAWRELSVAAQSGDPRSTLELYRSALALRKELPGLGDSSMTWIEAPEGVLAFARPGFVLTLNTLAEEVTVEVPGRPVLSTVAVAFSDGKARLPGEACVWWAV
- a CDS encoding carbohydrate ABC transporter permease — protein: MVLPVVVVLAVLVGYPLGRGLYLSFTDADEANIGRVIGDFHVPATYRFVGLDNYWNILSGKEGSFYPRLGWTVVWTASCVLLHYSIGLGLAMLLNRPMRGRSLYRVLLILPWAVPAFVAAFAWKLMYNTQNGVINAVLAKVGVGAVDWLGDPFVQKLSVIAVNTWLGVPFMMVAILGGLQAIPRELHEAAEMDGASPWQRFRNVTLPGLRPVSGTVVLLGTIWTFNMFPIIYLVIGQAGGTKSEILVTYAYRLAFQGVRDYAGSASYGIVILSLLLVFSVFHRRMLSRQEGSL
- a CDS encoding sugar ABC transporter permease, with the translated sequence MSTTTPRARRSKGASAALHTTLVVASLVALFPIAFIALVSLRGEDGWTHPTRLSGFTLSNYRHVLADTQFPTWFLNSVIVAGGTMLLGVLISASAGYAVSRMRFPGGRPLMWSFLLCQMFPVAVLIVPLYNILGGLGLLDSYGGLILTLCSVSVPFCAWMLKGYFDTVPREIDESGRVDGLTPFGTFWRLIVPLARPGLAVTAFYTFLTAWGEVAFATQFMSSESKYTLAVGLQTFVGPHRAEWGLMTASSVLIMVPAGLLFFFAQKHLVAGLTAGGTKG
- a CDS encoding extracellular solute-binding protein; this translates as MRRGISAAALAGVLALAATACGGDGGSDSDSSGKKAAEDPKGVSGTVTYWDTSNEAEGPTYDKLVKRFEAAYPKIDVKRVPVSFDAAEQKFKTAAQSGKGAPDVVRTDVGWSAGFANLGYLQPLDGTPALDGKEDFLGGPMATAKFKGETVGVPQVTDTLGLLYNKAVLKKAGIAEPPRTWEEFTEAAKTIKKKTGVAGTQLNPEGYFSLPFVYGEGGDMLDVKGKRITVDSPAAAKGVRTAVDMVKSGVSLKPATTDGYVAMQTAFKDGKVAMVVNGPWSVTDDYAGSAFKDKANLGIANIPAGSTGKAAAPIGGHNYSVYRGSKNKDASYLFIKYMASAKSQELTAKEINTLPTRESAYTAEVTADPAKKAFREALSIARSRPVIPGVGDLFVAYDQHYTQILRGDTSAGAGLNALSEEWHDKLLKDYRTD